Proteins encoded by one window of Sardina pilchardus chromosome 7, fSarPil1.1, whole genome shotgun sequence:
- the nucks1b gene encoding nuclear ubiquitous casein and cyclin-dependent kinase substrate 1b codes for MSRPTRNKRVVDYSQFQDSDDADEYAGNAERKRKPGITADSDDSKDRNLSNDCDGDEDNDYKEEEEDEDGGDSDYDAKKDRKAKQVTAKRKRPADDSDEDGAPRKKGRQVRQAATKAVSKQREMILGDGGSEEEGEKGDEEEDDSDAYTGEDSGSDEDFCVDDDDDDSDYGKPRRRSSKGGRRGKPEKKTTPKPRIRASATRGPKKKRGRKQPRGRRVVKKVLPKEEEDDVDSPKEEEEEKKEKKEERTPEKKARLAPKKSDDEAEDTKKEEEEEEDEEEEEEDDGKKKKEKVKEEKEKEEKDDVSEEDPPSGED; via the exons AAACAAGAGGGTGGTTGACTACTCACAGTTCCAGGACTCTGATGATGCAG ACGAGTATGCAGGCAATGCTGAGCGGAAACGCAAGCCAGGAATCACCGCTGACAG TGATGACTCGAAGGATCGCAATTTGTCAA aCGACTGTGACGGGGACGAGGACAACGACTacaaagaagaggaggaggatgaggacggAGGAGACAGTGACTACGACGCCAAAAAAGACCGGAAGGCAAAGCAAGTGACGGCCAAACGGAAACGGCCTGCAG ACGACAGCGATGAGGACGGGGCCCCGCGGAAGAAGGGCCGGCAGGTGCGCCAGGCCGCCACCAAAGCCGTGTCCAAGCAGCGCGAGATGATCCTGGGGGACGGCGGcagcgaggaggagggggagaagggagacgaggaagaggacgacAGTGACGCCTACACCGGCG AGGACTCGGGGAGTGATGAGGACTTCTGTGTggatgatgacgacgatgacAGCGACTACGGCAAGCCCCGGCGGAGGAGCTCAAAGGGAGGCAGGAGAGGCAAGCCGGAGAAGAAGACCACCCCCAAACCCCGAATAAGGGCCTCAG CTACTCGCGGCCCCAAGAAAAAGAGGGGCCGGAAACAGCCCCGGGGCAGGAGAGTGGTGAAGAAGGTGCTGcccaaagaggaggaggacgacgtgGACAGCcccaaagaagaggaggaggagaagaaggagaagaaggaggagcgCACACCCGAGAAGAAGGCTCGTTTAGCCCCCAAGAAATCTGACGACGAGGCTGAGGACAcgaagaaggaggaagaggaggaggaagacgaggaggaggaggaggaagacgacggaaagaagaagaaggagaaagtgaaggaggagaaggagaaggaggagaaggacgaTGTTTCGGAGGAGGATCCTCCGTCAGGTGAAGACTAG